The Streptomyces sp. NBC_01439 genome contains the following window.
AGGTGGCCGAACGTTGGCACCGCGGCCAGAAGCGCAAGAGCGGCGACCCGTACATCACCCATCCGCTCGCGGTGACCACCATCCTCGCCGAGCTCGGCATGGACCCCGCCACCCTCATGGCCGGTCTGCTGCACGACACCGTCGAGGACACCGAGTACGGCCTCGAAGACCTGCGCCGTGACTTCGGCGACGCCGTGGCCCTCCTCGTCGACGGCGTCACCAAGCTGGACCGGGTGAAGTTCGGCGAGGCCGCCCAGGCGGAGACCGTCCGCAAGATGGTCGTGGCGATGGCCAAGGACCCGCGCGTCCTGGTCATCAAGCTCGCCGACCGGCTGCACAACATGCGCACCATGCGCTACCTCAAGCGGGAGAAGCAGGAGAAGAAGGCCCGCGAGACCCTCGAGATCTACGCCCCGCTGGCGCACCGGCTGGGCATGAACACGATCAAGTGGGAGCTCGAAGACCTCTCCTTCGCGATCCTCTACCCGAAGATGTACGACGAGATCGTGCGCCTGGTCGCCGAGCGCGCGCCCAAGCGCGACGAGTACCTCGCCGTCGTCACCGACGAGGTGCAGGTCGACCTCAGGGCCGCCCGCATCAAGGCCACCGTGACGGGCCGCCCGAAGCACTACTACAGCGTCTACCAGAAGATGATCGTCCGCGGCCGTGACTTCGCGGAGATCTACGACCTGGTGGGCATCCGCGTCCTCGTCGACACCGTCCGGGACTGCTACGCGGCCCTGGGCACCGTGCACGCGCGATGGAACCCGGTCCCCGGCCGGTTCAAGGACTACATCGCGATGCCCAAGTTCAACATGTACCAGTCGCTCCACACGACGGTCATCGGACCCAGCGGCAAGCCCGTCGAGCTGCAGATCCGCACCTTCGACATGCACCGCCGCGCCGAATACGGCATCGCCGCGCACTGGAAGTACAAGCAGCAGACCGTCGCCGGCACCTCCAAGGTCCGCACCGACGTCCCGCAGGCCGCCAAGGGCAGCGCCGGCCAGGACACGGTCAACGACATGGCCTGGCTGCGCCAGCTGCTGGACTGGCAGAAGGAGACCGAGGACCCGGGCGAGTTCCTCGACTCGCTGCGCTTCGACCTCTCCCGCAACGAGGTCTTCGTCTTCACCCCCAAGGGCGACGTCATCGCGCTGCCCGCCGGAGCCACCCCCGTGGACTTCGCGTACGCCGTCCACACCGAGGTCGGCCACCGGACGATAGGGGCCAGGGTCAACGGCCGGCTCGTCCCGCTCGAGTCCACGCTCGACAACGGCGACCTGGTCGAGGTCTTCACCTCCAAGGCCGAGGGCGCCGGCCCGTCCCGCGACTGGCTCGGCTTCGTCAAGTCACCGCGGGCCCGCAACAAGATCCGCGCCTGGTTCTCCAAGGAGCGCCGCGACGAGGCCATCGAGCACGGCAAGGACGCCATCGCCCGGGCCATGCGCAAGCAGAACCTGCCGATCCAGCGCATCCTGACCGGCGACTCGCTCGTGACCCTCGCGCACGAGATGCGCTACCCCGACATTTCCTCCCTGTACGCGGCGATCGGCGAGGGCCACGTGGCCGCGCAGGGCGTCGTACAGAAGCTGGTGGCGGCCCTCGGCGGCGAGGAGGCGGCCAACGAGGACATCGAGGAATCGATCCCGCCGGCGCGCGGCCGCAAGCGGCGCACCAACGCGGACCCGGGCGTCGTCGTCAAGGGCGTCGAGGACGTGTGGGTCAAGCTGGCCCGCTGCTGCACCCCGGTACCGGGCGACCCGATCATCGGCTTCGTCACGCGCGGCAGCGGCGTATCGGTTCACCGCGCGGACTGCGTCAACGTCGACTCGCTCTCCCAGCAGCCCGAGCGGATGCTCGAGGTCGAGTGGGCGCCCACCCAGTCCTCGGTCTTCCTGGTCGCCATCCAGGTCGAGGCCCTGGACCGGTCCCGGCTGCTGTCGGACGTCACCCGGGTCCTCTCCGACCAGCACGTCAACATCCTCTCGGCGGCCGTCCAGACCTCCCGCGACCGGGTGGCCACCTCCCGGTTCACCTTCGAGATGGGCGACCCCAAGCACCTGGGGCACGTCCTGAAGGCCGTCCGGGGCGTCGAGGGCGTCTACGACGTCTACCGCGTGACCTCGGCCAGGCGGCCGTAGGCACGCCGCCGTGGGTACACCACACGAAGGGCGGCCCCGGTACGCGTTCCGCGTACCGGGGCCGCCCCTTTGGTGAAGACCGCCCGAGGCACCGGTTCCGGCGCCGGGGGCGGCAATCAGCGCAATCAGCCGCCGAACTCCTCCAGGCCCTTCAGGGCCTGGTCCAGCAGGGCCTGGCGGCCCTCCAGCTCGCGCGACAGCTTGTCGGCCTTGGCGTTGTTGCCCGCCGCGCGTGCCGCGTCGATCTGCTCACGCAGCTTGTCCACCGCCGCCTGGAGCTGGCCCGTCAGACCGGCCGCACGGGCCCGCGCCTCCGGGTTCGTACGACGCCACTCGCCCTCCTCGGCCTCCTGGATCGCCCGTTCGACCGAGTGCATGCGGCCCTCGACCTTCGGCCGGGCGTCCCGCGGCACGTGACCGATGCCCTCCCAGCGCTCGTTGAGGGAGCGGAACGCGGCACGGGCCGCCTTCAGGTCCGTCACGGGCACGAGCTTCTCGGCCTCGTCGGCCAGCTCCTCCTTGAGCTTCAGGTTCTCGATCTGCTCGGCGTCACGCTCCGCGAAGACCTCGCTGCGGGCCGCGAAGAACACGTCCTGCGCACCGCGGAACCGGTTCCACAGGTCGTCCTCGGACTCGCGCTGCGCCCGGCCCGCCGCCTTCCAGTCGGCCATCAGCTCGCGGTAGCGGGCCGCCGTCGGACCCCAGTCGGTCGACTTCGACAGCGACTCGGCCTCGGCGACCAGCTTCTCCTTGACCTTGCGGGCATCCTCGCGCTGCGCGTCCAGCGAGGCGAAGTGCGCCTTGCGGCGCTTGGAGAAGGCCGAGCGCGCGTGGGAGAACCGGTGCCACAGCTCGTCGTCCGACTTGCGGTCCAGCCGCGGCAGCCCCTTCCAGATGTCCACCAGGGCGCGCAGCCGCTCACCCGCACTGCGCCACTGGTCGCTCTGGGCCAGCTGCTCGGCCTCGACGACCAGCGCGTCCTTGGCCGCGCGGGCCTCGTCCGTCTGCTTGGCCTTCGCTACCTTGCGCTCCTCGCGCCGGGACTCCACGGTCGTGACCAGCTTGTCCAGCCGCACGCGCAGGGCGTCCAGGTCACCCACGGCATGGTGCTCCTCCACCTGCGTACGCAGGTGGTCGATCGCCGTCTGGGCGTCCTTGGCGGACAGATCAGTGGTCCGCACCCGCTTTTCGAGGAGGCCGATCTCGACCACCAGGCCCTCGTACTTGCGCTCGAAATAGGCCAGGGCCTCCTCAGGGGTGCCGGCCTGCCACGATCCGACGACCTGCTCGCCATCGGAAGTACGCACGTACACGGTGCCCGTCTCGTCGACTCGGCCCCACGGGTCGCTGCTCACAGCGCCTCCTCCACCTGATGCCTTGCGAGGGGTTCACCCCCTGGGCATCGTCCACAGTTTCCTGGGGCGGGCAGCGCCCGCCCTGCACAACGCCAACATAGGCGACCGCCGGGCCGGCTGTCCGCATCACGCACGACGCAATATCGGCGTACGGGATGCGGGCCGGCCGGGCCCGGGGTCGGCGCACCGGGTCAGTTCTGCGTGACCGTGCCCTTCTCGATCTTCACCTCGGTCTTGGGAGCGCCGTCCTGGCCGCCGTCGACCGTACCGGCCTTCGCGATCTCCTCGAGGACCTTGAGGCCGGCCGCGTCGATCTTGCCGAACGGCGTGTACGTCGGCGCCAGCGGGCTGTCCTTGTAGACCAGGAAGAACTGGCTGCCGCCCGAGCCCGGCTGGCCCGTGTTCGCCATCGCCACCGTGCCGGCCGGGTAGACGACCTGGCCGTTCGCGTCGGCCTTGCCCAGCGAGTCCAGGTTCTCGTCCGGGATGTTGTAGCCCGGGCCGCCGCGGCCGGTGCCCTCGGGGTCGCCGCACTGGAGCACGAAGATCCCGCCGGCCGTCAGCCGGTGGCACTTGGTGTTGTCGAAGTAGCCCTTGTCGGCGA
Protein-coding sequences here:
- a CDS encoding DUF349 domain-containing protein, with amino-acid sequence MSSDPWGRVDETGTVYVRTSDGEQVVGSWQAGTPEEALAYFERKYEGLVVEIGLLEKRVRTTDLSAKDAQTAIDHLRTQVEEHHAVGDLDALRVRLDKLVTTVESRREERKVAKAKQTDEARAAKDALVVEAEQLAQSDQWRSAGERLRALVDIWKGLPRLDRKSDDELWHRFSHARSAFSKRRKAHFASLDAQREDARKVKEKLVAEAESLSKSTDWGPTAARYRELMADWKAAGRAQRESEDDLWNRFRGAQDVFFAARSEVFAERDAEQIENLKLKEELADEAEKLVPVTDLKAARAAFRSLNERWEGIGHVPRDARPKVEGRMHSVERAIQEAEEGEWRRTNPEARARAAGLTGQLQAAVDKLREQIDAARAAGNNAKADKLSRELEGRQALLDQALKGLEEFGG
- a CDS encoding RelA/SpoT family protein, producing the protein MPDEVQPISAAQPDPQAEQTTAAPATPPPAPPVPPVKPAPSKSAGSSNRVRARLARLGVQRSNPYNPVLEPLLRIVRSNDPKIETSTLRQLEQAYQVAERWHRGQKRKSGDPYITHPLAVTTILAELGMDPATLMAGLLHDTVEDTEYGLEDLRRDFGDAVALLVDGVTKLDRVKFGEAAQAETVRKMVVAMAKDPRVLVIKLADRLHNMRTMRYLKREKQEKKARETLEIYAPLAHRLGMNTIKWELEDLSFAILYPKMYDEIVRLVAERAPKRDEYLAVVTDEVQVDLRAARIKATVTGRPKHYYSVYQKMIVRGRDFAEIYDLVGIRVLVDTVRDCYAALGTVHARWNPVPGRFKDYIAMPKFNMYQSLHTTVIGPSGKPVELQIRTFDMHRRAEYGIAAHWKYKQQTVAGTSKVRTDVPQAAKGSAGQDTVNDMAWLRQLLDWQKETEDPGEFLDSLRFDLSRNEVFVFTPKGDVIALPAGATPVDFAYAVHTEVGHRTIGARVNGRLVPLESTLDNGDLVEVFTSKAEGAGPSRDWLGFVKSPRARNKIRAWFSKERRDEAIEHGKDAIARAMRKQNLPIQRILTGDSLVTLAHEMRYPDISSLYAAIGEGHVAAQGVVQKLVAALGGEEAANEDIEESIPPARGRKRRTNADPGVVVKGVEDVWVKLARCCTPVPGDPIIGFVTRGSGVSVHRADCVNVDSLSQQPERMLEVEWAPTQSSVFLVAIQVEALDRSRLLSDVTRVLSDQHVNILSAAVQTSRDRVATSRFTFEMGDPKHLGHVLKAVRGVEGVYDVYRVTSARRP
- a CDS encoding peptidylprolyl isomerase, whose protein sequence is MVTSDQRRRQLAREKYERQQKRRAEARKKGRQRAAVIGAAVAVVIATLVGLIVGGVFDKDKKDQAADPSANPSASASEPAPKQSPSPEMAIDQKAKYTFALKTSAGDINFAMDAAKTPQTVNSFKSLADKGYFDNTKCHRLTAGGIFVLQCGDPEGTGRGGPGYNIPDENLDSLGKADANGQVVYPAGTVAMANTGQPGSGGSQFFLVYKDSPLAPTYTPFGKIDAAGLKVLEEIAKAGTVDGGQDGAPKTEVKIEKGTVTQN